The genomic segment ATAAACAAAGACTTCACGTTCCAATACCTGTCGGCTGTTTATGTCGTCGTCTTCCTGGCCGGGTTCCTCGGCAACGTTTTCGGCTTGTGGAACTCCTTTCTCAACTGGAAGAAGTGGACTTCTTTGAACGTCTTCGTGCTGAACCTCGGCTTGGCCGACCTCCTCTACATCATCACTCTTCCGTTTTTCGTGTCGTATTACGCCAACAAAGGAGTGTGGGTGTTTGGTTATGAATTCTGCCGCCTGGCTCGCTGTCTCTTTCACGTCAACATGTACGCCAGCATCAACTTTCTCACCTGTATCAGTGTCCAACGCTACCTGGGCATTGTCCACCCGATGAAGACTTTAGGGCGATTTAAGAACTTGCGTCCTTCGCTGTACATCAGCCTCCTGTTGTGGGTTTGGGTGATTATTCAGGTTCTACCAAACCTTCTATTTACAAACATGGACAAAAACGACACCTACTGCCACGATTCTGTCATCAACGAGCATCTACCCACCTACACGCCCTACTCCATGGTTGTAACCGTCACCGGATTCTTCATACCGTTCCTCATTATCGTCGGCTGCTACACCCGCATTCTTTTGGTCTTGAAAAATAACAGAAGCGTGAATCCCAACGTGAAAAGAAAAAGTATCAAACTGGTCTTGAtcgttttgattttgttttttct from the Xenopus laevis strain J_2021 chromosome 9_10L, Xenopus_laevis_v10.1, whole genome shotgun sequence genome contains:
- the LOC108701993 gene encoding P2Y purinoceptor 1; the encoded protein is MEMDDFFGTSGNFNVSSKCLINKDFTFQYLSAVYVVVFLAGFLGNVFGLWNSFLNWKKWTSLNVFVLNLGLADLLYIITLPFFVSYYANKGVWVFGYEFCRLARCLFHVNMYASINFLTCISVQRYLGIVHPMKTLGRFKNLRPSLYISLLLWVWVIIQVLPNLLFTNMDKNDTYCHDSVINEHLPTYTPYSMVVTVTGFFIPFLIIVGCYTRILLVLKNNRSVNPNVKRKSIKLVLIVLILFFLCFFPYYSFRNFNLFSRTWQLQGTCTKALEDLYVTYQITRGLACLNSAINPLLYLVTNENFVSQFQKLKKKSCCHRFVFLGRNQANQDTKTLDFNLKELEQVSEER